In Spirosoma aureum, a single genomic region encodes these proteins:
- a CDS encoding serine hydrolase domain-containing protein, giving the protein MQKSTLFLFLLAISSFSFAQPEADTVARIEKIFSRYLPQNPGCQLSISRNGRVIFSKAWGMADLEHQIPLTTESIIESGSVSKQFTAAAILLLEQQGKLSLDDNIRKYFPELPDYGTPITLRRMMHHSSGLRDWGSVAGIAGWPRTTKTYSNADALDIIIHQKALNHKPGDEFSYCNSNYNLFAILVERVSGLSLADFTRKYLFEPAGMTHTQWRDNFKRIVANRAVAYDKTPDGYETDMPNEYVYGNGGLLTTTGDLLKWNEYYWNGHFGTPSLLPRQLTIEVFNNGTTYPYAAGLYVTKNKGQDYVYHTGSTASYRAILIRYPQSNLSIAWLSNTAQFDGAPYNVVKEVENLFISDQASKSEAAKPDNPASTARKTTNPIPIESLPGFAGEYYSEEAQTTFSIFEKDGKLTLRQAPGVDLVLTPTDLDTFKAPATSRGLGGAILTFQRDKKNVNGFTVTVSRARNVSFLKKR; this is encoded by the coding sequence ATGCAAAAATCTACCCTATTCCTCTTCCTGCTCGCGATTTCTTCGTTTTCATTTGCTCAGCCAGAAGCAGATACCGTTGCCCGGATCGAGAAAATTTTCAGTCGCTATTTACCTCAGAATCCTGGGTGTCAACTCTCAATCTCCCGAAATGGGCGGGTTATTTTTTCGAAAGCCTGGGGTATGGCCGATCTGGAACATCAGATTCCGCTCACTACAGAATCAATTATTGAATCGGGATCCGTATCAAAGCAGTTTACAGCAGCAGCGATACTGCTACTAGAGCAGCAGGGCAAATTATCGTTAGATGACAACATTCGGAAGTATTTTCCTGAACTGCCTGACTATGGCACTCCGATTACGCTTCGGCGCATGATGCACCACAGCAGTGGCCTGCGCGACTGGGGTAGTGTAGCGGGTATTGCCGGCTGGCCCCGTACGACCAAAACCTATAGCAATGCCGATGCACTGGATATTATCATTCACCAAAAAGCCCTTAACCATAAACCTGGCGACGAGTTTTCATACTGCAATTCCAATTATAACCTGTTCGCCATTCTAGTAGAACGGGTAAGTGGCCTTAGTTTAGCTGATTTTACCAGAAAGTACCTGTTTGAACCGGCCGGTATGACCCACACCCAATGGCGCGACAATTTCAAACGGATTGTCGCAAACCGGGCTGTAGCCTACGATAAAACACCCGATGGGTATGAAACCGACATGCCCAACGAATACGTCTACGGCAATGGTGGCTTATTAACCACAACAGGCGATTTACTGAAATGGAATGAATATTACTGGAATGGTCATTTCGGTACTCCTTCTTTATTGCCCAGGCAACTAACGATTGAAGTTTTTAATAACGGGACAACTTATCCCTACGCTGCTGGCCTATATGTCACGAAAAATAAAGGCCAGGATTACGTTTATCACACTGGTTCGACAGCTAGTTACAGGGCCATTTTAATTCGCTATCCGCAGTCGAATCTGTCCATTGCGTGGTTAAGTAATACCGCCCAGTTTGACGGTGCACCCTATAACGTGGTCAAAGAGGTAGAGAATCTTTTTATCAGCGATCAGGCGTCCAAAAGCGAAGCAGCCAAACCGGACAATCCCGCTTCAACAGCGCGAAAAACGACGAATCCCATCCCCATTGAATCACTACCGGGTTTTGCTGGTGAGTATTATTCAGAAGAAGCGCAAACAACTTTCTCGATTTTTGAAAAAGACGGTAAACTAACTCTCCGTCAGGCACCCGGCGTTGATCTGGTACTGACGCCTACGGATCTGGACACCTTTAAAGCCCCCGCAACTTCCCGAGGCCTGGGTGGTGCAATTCTAACCTTTCAACGCGACAAGAAAAACGTGAATGGTTTTACCGTAACGGTTTCGAGAGCACGGAATGTGTCGTTTCTAAAAAAACGGTGA
- a CDS encoding Uma2 family endonuclease has protein sequence MSMQAITLTIPPNLNVFSDDELYAFCLANPELHIERDETGHIIIMPPTGLESSFTNNDLQTEVSIWNRKTKSGRVSDSNGGYTLPDRSMRAPDVGWVSKERLMSVLPEELKKFAHICPDFVIEVRSESDNLTELQAKMDKWLQNGVRLGWLVDPQSKTTTIYRPDQEPEEKPFTETLSGENVLVGFTLNVQEVLTY, from the coding sequence ATGTCTATGCAGGCCATTACGCTGACCATACCACCGAATTTGAATGTCTTTTCGGACGACGAACTGTATGCGTTCTGTTTGGCGAATCCCGAACTGCATATAGAACGCGACGAAACGGGCCACATCATTATCATGCCTCCCACCGGATTAGAAAGTAGTTTTACGAACAATGACCTCCAGACGGAAGTCAGTATCTGGAATAGAAAAACGAAAAGTGGTCGCGTATCAGATTCCAATGGCGGCTATACGTTACCTGATCGGTCGATGCGAGCGCCCGATGTAGGTTGGGTCAGTAAAGAAAGGCTGATGAGCGTATTGCCAGAAGAACTGAAAAAGTTCGCTCATATCTGCCCGGATTTTGTTATCGAGGTCCGTTCCGAGTCGGATAATCTAACTGAATTGCAGGCAAAGATGGACAAATGGCTCCAGAATGGCGTTCGGTTAGGCTGGCTGGTTGATCCGCAATCGAAAACGACAACCATTTATCGCCCGGATCAGGAACCCGAAGAGAAACCATTTACAGAAACGCTTTCAGGGGAGAATGTTTTAGTGGGATTTACCCTGAACGTTCAGGAGGTTTTAACTTATTGA
- a CDS encoding S9 family peptidase produces MTNSRSLRWLLLVLITVPALSQPKKSITLEDIWGRNAGTFSQRTVEGVNWMKTGGFYTTLDGGRIVKFSIVTGSAVETLFDERQATIPGSAKPVGIEGYQLSGDERKLLITSQEEPIYRRSSKALFYVYDLATKQVTSLSKGGKQQFATFSPDGKRVAFVRENNLFVVDLATGKETKLTSDGKRNAIINGAADWVYEEEFSMARAFEWSPDSKRVAWIRFDESRVPEYDMQLWGGLYPVEYKFKYPKAGEANSIVSVWMADVVSGKKIKAQTGTETDIYLPRIQWTKNANLLSVRRMNRLQNKLDLLHVNATTGQATNVLTETPGTTTITGPTYVDLEFTDDLTYLKDGKSFIWSSERNGYKHLYLYDMTGKLLRPITSGSFEVATVSGINETTGTIFYTSTEIAPSQADGSVSSPLERHLYSIGLNGQNKQRLTTAAGTYTANFSPDFAYYLLYHTSANAPLMVSLRDTKTVNTLRVLESNDALKARLATYLISPKQFFQTKAADGTPLNGWMIRPTNFDSTGSAKKYPVLMFVYGGPGSQTVKNDWDARDFFWYQTLAQKGYIIVSVDGRGTGARGTAFRTATYGQLGKLETEDQIATARYLKTLPYIDPNRVGIWGWSYGGYMTALCMTLGADVFKAGISVSPVTNWRFYDTIYTERYLKRPQDNAAGYDDNSPVTHASKLRGPYLLVHGTGDDNVHFQNSVEFENALIAAGKQFQSFYYPNRNHGIYGGNTRLHLYQMMTDFVEKNL; encoded by the coding sequence ATGACAAACAGCCGCTCTTTGCGCTGGCTTTTGCTAGTGCTGATTACGGTTCCGGCCCTCAGCCAGCCGAAGAAATCGATCACGCTCGAAGACATCTGGGGTCGTAATGCCGGAACCTTCAGCCAGCGAACGGTGGAAGGTGTCAACTGGATGAAAACCGGTGGCTTCTACACGACGCTTGATGGTGGCCGAATTGTAAAGTTCAGTATCGTTACGGGTTCAGCTGTTGAAACGTTATTCGACGAACGGCAGGCCACCATTCCGGGCTCAGCGAAGCCTGTTGGTATCGAGGGTTATCAGCTCTCGGGCGATGAGCGTAAGTTGCTCATTACAAGCCAGGAAGAACCTATTTACCGTCGATCGAGCAAGGCATTATTTTATGTGTATGATCTGGCGACCAAACAAGTAACATCATTAAGTAAAGGCGGCAAACAGCAGTTTGCTACGTTCTCGCCCGATGGCAAACGTGTGGCTTTCGTTCGGGAGAATAACCTGTTCGTTGTTGATTTGGCGACCGGAAAAGAAACCAAATTAACCAGCGATGGTAAACGTAACGCCATTATCAATGGCGCTGCCGACTGGGTTTATGAAGAAGAGTTCAGTATGGCGCGCGCTTTTGAGTGGTCGCCCGACAGCAAACGTGTCGCCTGGATTCGGTTTGACGAGAGTCGCGTTCCGGAATATGACATGCAGCTTTGGGGCGGTTTGTATCCCGTCGAATACAAGTTTAAGTACCCTAAAGCCGGTGAAGCCAACTCGATTGTATCGGTCTGGATGGCCGACGTTGTCAGTGGAAAGAAAATAAAAGCGCAAACCGGCACCGAAACAGACATTTATCTACCCCGGATTCAATGGACGAAAAATGCAAATCTGCTTTCGGTTCGCCGGATGAATCGCCTGCAAAATAAGCTTGACCTGTTGCATGTTAACGCAACGACCGGTCAGGCAACGAACGTTCTGACAGAAACGCCCGGCACCACAACGATTACCGGGCCAACTTATGTAGACCTGGAGTTTACGGATGACCTGACCTACCTGAAAGACGGCAAATCATTCATCTGGAGTAGTGAACGAAACGGTTACAAGCATTTGTACCTGTATGATATGACCGGTAAACTACTTCGACCAATTACAAGCGGATCGTTCGAAGTAGCTACAGTATCAGGCATAAACGAGACAACTGGCACGATTTTTTACACCTCCACCGAAATAGCTCCGAGCCAGGCCGACGGGTCGGTAAGTTCTCCGCTGGAACGACACCTGTACAGCATCGGCCTGAATGGTCAAAACAAACAACGACTCACGACAGCGGCAGGCACCTATACCGCTAACTTCAGTCCTGACTTCGCCTATTATCTGCTTTATCATACATCGGCGAATGCACCGTTGATGGTTAGCCTTCGTGATACCAAAACCGTCAATACACTACGCGTTCTGGAGTCGAACGATGCGCTAAAAGCACGGCTGGCAACGTATTTGATTTCGCCCAAACAATTTTTTCAGACCAAAGCCGCCGATGGTACACCATTGAACGGCTGGATGATTCGGCCAACGAATTTCGATAGTACAGGTTCAGCCAAAAAATACCCGGTTCTGATGTTTGTCTATGGTGGTCCTGGTTCACAAACGGTTAAAAACGATTGGGATGCGCGTGATTTTTTCTGGTATCAGACACTGGCGCAAAAGGGTTATATCATCGTGTCGGTTGATGGGCGTGGAACTGGGGCACGAGGAACTGCCTTTCGTACGGCCACCTACGGCCAACTTGGTAAACTGGAAACCGAGGATCAGATTGCAACGGCCCGTTACCTTAAAACACTACCGTATATCGATCCAAACCGAGTCGGTATATGGGGATGGAGTTACGGTGGCTATATGACTGCCCTCTGCATGACGCTTGGAGCCGACGTGTTTAAGGCAGGTATCTCAGTGTCTCCCGTTACGAACTGGCGATTCTATGACACAATCTACACCGAGCGTTACCTAAAACGCCCGCAGGACAACGCAGCCGGTTATGACGACAACTCGCCCGTAACCCATGCATCCAAGCTACGCGGCCCCTATCTGCTCGTCCACGGAACGGGCGACGATAATGTGCATTTTCAGAATTCTGTTGAATTTGAAAATGCCTTAATTGCAGCCGGAAAGCAGTTTCAGTCGTTCTATTACCCGAACCGGAATCACGGTATTTATGGTGGCAATACACGATTACATCTGTATCAAATGATGACAGATTTCGTGGAGAAGAATTTATAG
- a CDS encoding YcxB family protein yields the protein MIVKTKKYALDQKTYINIALRQWVRDNWKWAFVPLGLILLNVVLSLTGVYPNYWIYIVIVLLTILYVLFWAVQITGIAQMEQSKALFQKYIYEIDSRQILMRINVKEGGILKWDQISSVAKDKEAYILFLNNAEALKNVKASWIARTVTKGLSKAQFIYLPYSIFNSDHDLKFTDAVMRRKGLLPDTAVAEPVK from the coding sequence ATGATTGTTAAGACCAAAAAATACGCATTAGACCAGAAAACGTACATCAATATCGCATTGCGGCAGTGGGTAAGAGATAACTGGAAATGGGCGTTTGTGCCGTTGGGACTTATTCTGTTAAACGTCGTTCTGAGTCTGACAGGAGTTTACCCTAATTACTGGATTTATATCGTTATTGTGTTGCTTACCATTCTGTATGTGCTCTTCTGGGCTGTCCAGATTACGGGTATCGCTCAAATGGAGCAGAGTAAAGCTCTTTTCCAGAAGTATATTTATGAAATTGATAGCCGTCAGATTCTGATGCGCATCAATGTAAAAGAAGGCGGTATTCTGAAATGGGATCAGATTAGTAGTGTAGCGAAAGACAAGGAAGCTTACATTCTGTTTCTCAACAACGCAGAAGCACTTAAAAACGTAAAAGCCAGCTGGATTGCCCGGACTGTCACCAAAGGGTTATCCAAAGCGCAGTTTATTTATCTGCCCTATTCGATTTTTAACAGCGACCACGACCTGAAATTTACCGATGCCGTTATGCGTCGGAAAGGTCTACTGCCCGACACTGCGGTAGCGGAGCCAGTTAAATAA
- a CDS encoding DUF4783 domain-containing protein — translation MNFLTTIALLLILHTLPEKTATDAEVIQTVQTSLRKGNAGQLSTRFDRTIELVIDAEKVEFPSVQATHAALILRSFFRKYPPHGFQFVYRGASDRLRYSTGTYSTEGRTFTVYVLMHQNADHQYVINALHFRKE, via the coding sequence ATGAACTTCCTTACAACCATTGCTTTACTGCTTATTCTCCATACGCTGCCTGAAAAAACAGCAACCGACGCCGAGGTTATTCAAACGGTGCAGACCTCGTTGCGGAAAGGAAACGCCGGACAATTATCCACTCGCTTTGACCGAACCATCGAACTGGTAATCGACGCCGAAAAAGTCGAGTTCCCGTCAGTGCAGGCTACCCATGCCGCCTTAATTCTTCGGTCATTTTTTCGAAAATACCCTCCTCACGGTTTCCAGTTTGTATACCGGGGCGCATCGGACCGACTGCGTTATAGTACAGGCACGTATTCGACAGAAGGCCGTACGTTTACCGTATATGTGCTCATGCATCAGAATGCCGACCATCAATATGTCATCAATGCGCTGCACTTTAGAAAGGAATGA
- a CDS encoding phosphoribosyltransferase family protein, whose product MKTAQPTLILNAEQIRQKIRRIAFQIYENNFEETALLMAGIAGEGYVLAQALAHELQVIAPFTVELIQIDLDKTKLAQPTVQLDHPASDYTDKVIVVVDDVLYTGRTLAFSLQPFLGVPVRKLQVAVLIDRNYPRYPVAADYKGYELSTTLTEHVDVILSDASRTGVYLR is encoded by the coding sequence ATGAAAACCGCTCAGCCGACGCTTATTCTGAATGCCGAGCAAATCCGCCAGAAAATTCGTCGGATTGCCTTTCAGATTTATGAAAACAATTTTGAGGAAACGGCGCTCTTAATGGCCGGTATTGCCGGTGAAGGTTATGTACTGGCACAAGCTTTGGCCCATGAATTGCAGGTCATTGCGCCCTTTACGGTCGAATTGATTCAGATCGATCTGGATAAGACGAAACTTGCCCAACCGACCGTACAACTCGACCATCCGGCCAGTGACTATACCGATAAAGTTATCGTTGTTGTCGACGACGTTCTTTATACGGGCCGTACGCTGGCATTTAGTCTGCAACCGTTTCTGGGCGTGCCGGTACGAAAACTACAGGTAGCCGTGCTGATCGATCGGAACTACCCGCGCTATCCGGTTGCTGCCGATTATAAAGGCTATGAGCTCAGCACGACCCTAACGGAACATGTAGACGTGATATTGAGCGATGCCAGTAGAACCGGCGTATACCTTAGGTGA
- a CDS encoding DEAD/DEAH box helicase encodes MKVSPSEPFQIVYSLLEHEFLGYLIEAFVVQLNGRNELTLLNQTLSTQNVGEFSQELDQRDFELVRLIESIQQDTIVKKFNTRKLPAVDFFLKIYDPHKGDKLVQEAICGYLENIKAQIMALLPGKPFYIMGTDGNPAWASIEWMPEPARVHFHFVRNADSTHYFPIIRYPIGEQGETERVEFQFKGALMICDEPAYMMVDNRVYHFSKNVDGKKLRPFFTKNHIIIPKNIEQQYYERFVTQLIAAYDVYAKGFEIRAEVIEPVPVLTVSEMVTSSRTVSAGLLSDGTDAEDESGQRIAFDLSFQYGDFTFRFDSFGPSANVSLEKKGEEYVFHKIRRDQRLERQKLAFLRETGLDLRHGRLAIPKSEAFAWLSANNQPLHEAGFLLRQHAQDSKRYFLGYSSISVSIEEGRDWFDIYANVRFGEFEIPFLKLRTLILNKKHEFTLPNGEIAVIPEVWFIKYSELFGFMEQPDSVDPRDLDRLVLQKHHLALVQELERDNLATTIMSRKLERLRDFEEIESFALPKGFHGTLRPYQQAGYDWMNFLRQYRFGGCLADDMGLGKTVMTLAMLQGQKEAGVANPTLLVMPTSLLYNWELEAQKFTPDLRVMVYTGTYREKNTAQFDGYDLILTSYGIVRIDIDLLSDYRFNYVILDESQAIKNPSSHITKAVMQLNTAHRLILTGTPLENSTMDIWTQMSFINPGLLGSQSFFRNEFQIPIEKRHDDAKTSRLYSLIKPFMLRRNKSQVATDLPEKVESVLYSEMTPDQEKQYEEAKSYYRNLILERIEEDGMAKSQMVVLQGLTKLRQIANHPRMVDDEYEGDSGKLSDVLIRLESAMIEHHKVLVFSQFIKHLNVVRQYLKEKNIQYAYLDGSTQDRQSQVALFQTDDSVKLFLISLKAGGLGHNLTAADYVFILDPWWNPAIEAQAVDRAHRIGQQKTVFTYKFIAKNTVEEKILSLQRAKQQLAGSLIATEENFMKSLTKEDIMVLLE; translated from the coding sequence ATGAAAGTTTCGCCGTCCGAACCCTTCCAGATTGTTTACTCGCTCCTCGAGCACGAATTCCTGGGCTATCTCATTGAAGCATTTGTAGTGCAATTAAATGGGCGGAATGAGCTAACATTACTGAATCAAACGCTTTCTACGCAAAATGTCGGCGAATTCTCTCAGGAATTAGATCAACGTGATTTTGAGCTTGTCCGGCTTATTGAAAGCATTCAGCAGGACACGATCGTTAAAAAATTCAATACCCGCAAGTTACCCGCTGTTGATTTCTTCCTGAAAATATACGATCCGCACAAAGGCGATAAGCTCGTTCAGGAAGCTATTTGTGGCTATCTGGAAAATATCAAGGCCCAGATTATGGCACTCCTGCCCGGAAAACCATTTTACATCATGGGCACGGATGGGAATCCGGCCTGGGCGTCGATCGAGTGGATGCCGGAACCAGCCAGAGTCCATTTCCACTTCGTCCGAAATGCTGACTCTACTCACTATTTTCCCATTATCCGCTATCCGATTGGTGAACAGGGTGAGACTGAACGCGTAGAATTTCAGTTTAAGGGTGCCCTGATGATCTGCGATGAACCGGCCTATATGATGGTCGATAATCGGGTCTATCATTTCAGCAAAAATGTGGACGGCAAAAAGCTACGTCCATTCTTCACCAAGAACCATATTATTATTCCAAAAAATATTGAACAGCAGTACTACGAACGGTTCGTTACCCAGCTTATAGCAGCTTATGACGTATACGCCAAGGGGTTTGAAATCCGGGCAGAAGTCATTGAACCGGTACCCGTACTGACTGTTTCAGAAATGGTTACGTCGAGTCGTACCGTATCTGCAGGGCTGCTCAGCGATGGAACAGACGCTGAGGATGAATCAGGTCAGCGAATCGCTTTCGACCTCTCGTTTCAGTACGGTGATTTTACGTTTCGGTTCGATAGCTTTGGGCCATCGGCCAACGTTAGCTTAGAGAAGAAAGGGGAAGAATACGTTTTCCATAAAATTCGGCGTGACCAGCGTCTGGAACGCCAAAAACTGGCTTTCCTGCGCGAAACGGGCCTCGATTTACGACATGGTCGGCTGGCCATTCCGAAGTCCGAAGCGTTCGCGTGGTTATCAGCGAATAATCAGCCTTTGCATGAAGCTGGTTTTTTACTTCGGCAACATGCCCAGGATTCGAAGCGGTATTTTCTGGGCTATTCGAGCATTAGCGTATCGATCGAAGAAGGTCGTGACTGGTTCGATATTTATGCCAATGTTCGTTTTGGCGAATTTGAGATTCCATTCCTGAAGCTTCGGACACTTATTCTCAACAAAAAACACGAGTTTACTCTACCCAATGGCGAAATAGCGGTCATTCCGGAAGTATGGTTTATAAAATATTCGGAGTTGTTCGGCTTTATGGAACAACCCGATAGCGTAGACCCACGTGACCTGGACCGGCTGGTTCTGCAAAAGCATCACCTCGCCCTGGTGCAGGAACTGGAGCGCGATAATCTCGCGACCACGATCATGAGCCGTAAACTCGAACGTCTGCGCGACTTCGAGGAAATCGAATCATTTGCCCTACCCAAAGGATTCCATGGGACACTAAGACCTTACCAGCAGGCCGGTTATGACTGGATGAACTTCCTGCGGCAGTATCGATTCGGTGGGTGTCTTGCCGATGATATGGGGCTTGGAAAAACCGTTATGACCCTGGCCATGCTTCAGGGACAGAAGGAAGCCGGAGTTGCTAATCCAACTCTATTGGTAATGCCTACCTCCCTGCTCTACAACTGGGAGCTGGAAGCGCAAAAATTTACACCCGATTTGCGGGTTATGGTCTATACTGGCACATATCGGGAGAAGAACACCGCTCAGTTCGATGGTTACGACCTGATTCTGACCTCCTATGGTATTGTCCGGATTGATATTGACTTATTAAGCGATTACCGCTTCAACTACGTGATTCTGGATGAGTCACAGGCGATCAAAAACCCATCGTCGCATATTACCAAAGCCGTAATGCAACTCAATACGGCCCATCGGCTGATTCTGACCGGTACTCCGCTCGAAAACAGTACGATGGATATCTGGACCCAGATGTCATTTATCAATCCCGGGTTGCTGGGTAGTCAATCGTTTTTCCGCAATGAGTTTCAGATACCCATTGAGAAGCGCCACGATGATGCCAAAACCAGTCGGCTTTATAGTTTAATTAAACCGTTTATGCTCCGGCGCAACAAATCGCAGGTAGCCACCGATTTACCCGAAAAAGTAGAAAGTGTCCTCTATTCGGAAATGACGCCCGACCAGGAGAAACAGTATGAAGAAGCAAAGTCATACTACCGAAACTTGATTCTGGAGCGTATTGAGGAAGACGGTATGGCCAAGTCACAAATGGTCGTATTACAGGGCTTGACCAAACTCCGCCAGATTGCAAACCACCCCCGGATGGTTGATGATGAGTATGAAGGCGATTCGGGTAAGCTTTCGGATGTGCTCATACGGCTGGAGAGCGCCATGATCGAGCACCACAAAGTATTGGTGTTCAGTCAGTTTATTAAACACCTGAATGTGGTTCGGCAATACCTGAAAGAGAAAAATATACAGTACGCTTATCTGGATGGCTCTACGCAGGATCGTCAGAGCCAGGTAGCATTATTTCAGACCGACGATTCGGTAAAGCTTTTCCTGATTTCACTGAAAGCGGGCGGTTTAGGGCATAACCTGACAGCCGCCGATTACGTCTTTATTCTGGACCCCTGGTGGAACCCTGCCATTGAGGCTCAGGCAGTTGACCGAGCGCACCGCATTGGTCAGCAGAAGACCGTATTTACGTATAAGTTTATTGCCAAGAACACCGTTGAAGAGAAAATCTTATCGTTGCAACGGGCCAAGCAGCAATTAGCAGGTAGCCTGATTGCTACTGAAGAGAATTTCATGAAATCGCTGACCAAAGAAGATATTATGGTACTGCTGGAATAG
- a CDS encoding Nif3-like dinuclear metal center hexameric protein, translating to MTTLGLAAARTLRATPYQSLTAGQVIERIKTNVGIPWREQTVDRLIAGTPELPVKGIASTMMATLDVLQRSAAKGLNMVITHEPTYYSHQDRTEPIEQDSLYQLKRDFIQQNGMAVFHFHDHWHGRRPDGIATGMIRELGWEKNADPQNPRLFVFPETSLARFAQGMATKLNIKTMRVVGNPQMPVRRALASWGNVSLMPGIPYLAQADVLIVGETHEWELVEYVQDAIASGQKKALIIMGHLVSEQAGMKYCTEWLKTFIPEVPIEFMPAAEPYWRPDQPAK from the coding sequence ATGACTACTCTTGGTCTGGCCGCAGCCAGAACACTTCGGGCAACGCCTTACCAATCCCTGACAGCGGGGCAGGTTATCGAGCGGATTAAAACCAATGTGGGCATTCCCTGGCGTGAACAGACCGTTGATCGATTGATTGCAGGTACACCGGAGTTGCCCGTTAAAGGGATCGCCAGCACAATGATGGCTACCCTCGATGTGCTCCAACGGTCTGCTGCCAAGGGTCTCAATATGGTCATCACCCACGAGCCAACCTATTATTCGCATCAGGATCGGACGGAGCCTATCGAGCAGGATTCGCTCTATCAGCTAAAGCGTGATTTTATTCAGCAGAATGGTATGGCGGTGTTCCACTTCCACGATCACTGGCACGGTCGTAGGCCGGATGGTATCGCCACAGGCATGATTCGGGAACTGGGTTGGGAAAAGAATGCCGACCCGCAAAATCCTCGTCTGTTTGTCTTTCCGGAAACATCCCTGGCACGCTTCGCGCAGGGGATGGCGACTAAATTGAACATAAAAACCATGCGGGTCGTGGGCAATCCTCAAATGCCCGTCAGACGGGCGCTGGCCAGTTGGGGCAATGTCAGCCTGATGCCCGGTATCCCTTACCTGGCACAGGCCGATGTACTGATCGTTGGGGAAACCCACGAATGGGAACTGGTGGAATACGTACAGGACGCTATTGCCTCGGGGCAAAAAAAAGCGTTGATCATCATGGGACATTTAGTGTCTGAGCAGGCTGGCATGAAATACTGTACTGAGTGGCTGAAGACGTTCATCCCGGAAGTTCCTATTGAATTTATGCCCGCAGCTGAGCCCTACTGGCGTCCTGATCAGCCGGCAAAATAA